One stretch of Halobaculum marinum DNA includes these proteins:
- a CDS encoding helix-turn-helix domain-containing protein: MLIAVFTIQHPVLGGALRAVPSAEASWEETYSSDDVLTQMLFWVTCEEASDFDAFEEAVGETSAVRNLVEFAEVDDRRLYRVDFTEEGRRTNLMSEFIGVGAVLQSATGTADGWRCRVRFPDREGYRRLFEVCEAHDIPFRFERIYEQTSVDADGGSTLTDPQRETLLAAVESGYLDIPRAVSLAELGERLGVSQRSASERFRRGVKKLIREHL, translated from the coding sequence ATGCTCATCGCCGTGTTCACGATCCAGCACCCGGTTCTCGGCGGTGCGTTGCGCGCGGTGCCGAGCGCGGAGGCCTCGTGGGAGGAGACGTACAGCAGCGACGACGTGCTCACGCAGATGTTGTTCTGGGTGACCTGCGAGGAGGCGAGCGACTTCGACGCCTTCGAGGAGGCCGTCGGTGAGACCAGTGCGGTCCGGAACCTCGTGGAGTTCGCCGAGGTCGACGACCGTCGGCTGTATCGGGTCGACTTCACGGAGGAGGGGCGTCGGACGAACCTCATGAGCGAGTTCATCGGCGTCGGCGCCGTCCTCCAGTCGGCGACGGGAACCGCCGACGGCTGGCGCTGTCGCGTCCGGTTCCCGGACCGCGAGGGGTACCGGCGGCTGTTCGAGGTGTGTGAGGCGCACGACATCCCGTTCCGGTTCGAACGGATCTACGAGCAGACGAGCGTCGACGCCGACGGAGGGTCGACCCTGACGGACCCCCAGCGCGAGACGCTGCTCGCGGCGGTCGAGAGCGGCTACCTCGACATCCCGCGTGCGGTGTCGCTGGCGGAGTTGGGCGAGCGACTGGGCGTGTCACAGAGATCCGCCTCCGAGCGGTTCCGACGAGGCGTCAAGAAGCTGATCCGCGAGCATCTCTGA
- a CDS encoding DUF7282 domain-containing protein, with product MNARTTLPALVLLSVLVGAVALAGGLAAGTATAQTANDTANATADITFEDQVGVEEVTVDEVTLSEGGFLAVYNASNGLVGHTEYLEAGTHENLTVEVSPALSRSQVVVAKAHLNEGDQTFNASVDDSYTDENGQDVADTAYVADEEFTRTTATDTATTTATDAAESTTVADTESSTETSGPGFSAVAALVALVGAALLARR from the coding sequence ATGAACGCACGCACTACGCTCCCCGCGCTCGTACTGCTCTCCGTGCTGGTCGGCGCCGTCGCCCTCGCAGGCGGCCTCGCCGCCGGCACCGCAACCGCACAGACCGCCAACGACACCGCCAACGCGACTGCCGACATCACCTTCGAGGACCAGGTCGGCGTCGAGGAGGTCACCGTCGACGAGGTGACGCTCTCCGAGGGCGGCTTCCTCGCCGTCTACAACGCCTCGAACGGCCTCGTCGGCCACACCGAGTACCTCGAGGCCGGCACCCACGAGAACCTCACCGTCGAGGTCTCGCCCGCGCTCTCGCGCAGCCAGGTCGTCGTCGCGAAGGCGCACCTGAACGAGGGCGACCAGACGTTCAACGCCTCCGTCGACGACTCCTACACCGACGAGAACGGCCAGGACGTCGCCGACACGGCGTACGTCGCCGACGAGGAGTTCACCCGGACGACCGCCACCGACACGGCGACCACGACCGCCACCGACGCCGCTGAGTCCACCACCGTCGCCGACACCGAGTCGTCGACCGAGACGAGCGGCCCCGGCTTCTCCGCCGTCGCCGCCCTCGTCGCGCTCGTCGGCGCCGCGCTGCTCGCCCGCCGGTAA
- a CDS encoding DUF1684 domain-containing protein: protein MTDTADAADDAPDDDAWRDRLAEMRAEKDEFLANDPQSPVDPALRDDFDGLDYFDPDPAYRVEADVTVHDDPDTVELTVRNGTAERFHEVATFSFTLPNAEGEPVEQTLTALRAEGSAALFLPFRDKTTGQQTYDGGRYMDLHPEGDLDAIDSVTLDFNLAYTPFCAFADAFACPLPPTDNWLDVAIPAGERDPELN from the coding sequence ATGACCGACACCGCCGACGCCGCCGACGACGCCCCAGACGACGACGCGTGGCGTGACCGCCTCGCGGAGATGCGCGCCGAGAAAGACGAGTTCCTCGCGAACGACCCACAGTCGCCGGTCGACCCGGCGCTGCGCGACGACTTCGACGGGCTCGACTACTTCGACCCGGACCCGGCGTATCGCGTCGAGGCCGACGTGACCGTGCACGACGACCCCGACACCGTCGAGTTGACCGTCCGCAACGGCACCGCCGAGCGCTTCCACGAGGTCGCGACGTTCTCGTTCACGCTCCCGAACGCCGAGGGCGAACCGGTCGAACAGACGCTCACCGCGCTGCGCGCGGAAGGGTCGGCGGCGCTGTTCCTCCCGTTCCGCGACAAGACGACCGGCCAGCAGACGTACGACGGCGGCCGGTACATGGACCTGCACCCGGAGGGCGACCTCGACGCCATCGACAGCGTGACGCTCGACTTCAACCTCGCGTACACACCCTTCTGCGCGTTCGCGGACGCGTTCGCCTGCCCGCTGCCGCCGACGGACAACTGGCTGGACGTGGCGATTCCCGCGGGCGAGCGCGACCCCGAACTCAACTGA
- a CDS encoding HpcH/HpaI aldolase family protein: MDDDSDVSGLRATLRANPAGHWLSTPAPQVAEQLAQTDADFVVVDTEHAPTDLESVEAAVRAVDAANATGEDGAADTAAVVRVAWNDHVRIKRVLDTGAAGVMAPQVNTVDEAEAFVAAARYPPEGHRGVAGTRASRYGRDLDDYYERANDRVATIAQVETAEAVDNAGEISAVDGLDALLVGPADLSAALGVFGEYEHEQFVAAVEAVLDASTVPVGTLATSLDEVDYWAALGFDYQIVGVDAGYLRTGAAAALERYEQVGEE; this comes from the coding sequence ATGGACGACGACAGCGACGTGAGCGGCTTGCGTGCGACGCTCCGCGCGAACCCAGCGGGGCACTGGCTCTCGACACCCGCACCGCAGGTCGCCGAGCAACTCGCACAGACCGACGCCGACTTCGTCGTGGTCGACACCGAGCACGCGCCGACGGACCTGGAGTCCGTCGAGGCAGCGGTCCGAGCGGTCGACGCGGCGAACGCGACCGGCGAGGACGGTGCCGCCGACACCGCGGCGGTGGTCCGCGTCGCGTGGAACGACCACGTGCGGATCAAGCGCGTCCTCGACACCGGCGCCGCGGGCGTGATGGCACCGCAGGTGAACACCGTCGACGAGGCCGAGGCGTTCGTCGCCGCCGCGCGCTACCCGCCCGAGGGCCACCGCGGCGTCGCGGGCACACGCGCCTCGCGGTACGGTCGAGACCTCGACGACTACTACGAGCGCGCGAACGACCGAGTGGCGACCATCGCGCAAGTGGAGACGGCCGAGGCCGTCGACAACGCCGGCGAGATCAGCGCGGTCGACGGCCTCGACGCCCTGCTCGTCGGCCCCGCCGACCTGTCGGCGGCGCTCGGGGTGTTCGGGGAGTACGAGCACGAGCAGTTCGTCGCCGCCGTGGAGGCGGTGCTCGACGCGAGCACGGTGCCCGTGGGGACGCTGGCCACCTCGCTCGACGAGGTCGACTACTGGGCGGCCCTCGGCTTCGACTACCAGATCGTCGGCGTCGACGCCGGCTACCTCCGCACGGGCGCGGCGGCGGCGCTGGAGCGCTACGAGCAGGTCGGAGAGGAGTAG
- a CDS encoding DUF6360 family protein, protein MPDRLIRVNAYTTFDLLDGFARGHDFDEEGVAVLNVTAPREDPEAVTLELELDNSALETLPPHAEGVTLSAAQARELASELETYAARVEAAQADE, encoded by the coding sequence ATGCCCGACCGGCTCATCCGCGTCAACGCGTACACGACGTTCGACCTCCTCGACGGGTTCGCCCGCGGCCACGACTTCGACGAGGAGGGCGTCGCCGTGTTGAACGTCACGGCGCCGCGTGAGGACCCGGAGGCGGTGACACTCGAACTCGAACTCGACAACAGCGCGCTGGAGACGCTCCCGCCCCACGCCGAGGGCGTCACCCTCTCGGCGGCGCAAGCGCGCGAGTTGGCGAGCGAGTTGGAGACGTACGCCGCCCGCGTCGAGGCGGCGCAGGCCGACGAGTAA
- a CDS encoding DUF5830 family protein, producing the protein MAPDDARTRSRAEKVALGVELLEHLEDEELPLPDLLDRLETVTQSPAVTREVLEEAERRGVIEREDAVVRVHGSGFVRFDSQVVTREGEFSCRRCGAGITTGHFVRFDAGELGPFGSSCIRKVTGRET; encoded by the coding sequence GTGGCCCCCGACGACGCACGCACGCGCAGCCGCGCCGAGAAAGTCGCCCTCGGCGTGGAACTGCTCGAACACCTGGAGGACGAGGAACTGCCGCTCCCCGACCTGCTCGACCGACTGGAGACGGTGACGCAGAGTCCGGCGGTCACCCGCGAGGTGCTGGAGGAGGCCGAGCGTCGCGGCGTCATCGAACGCGAGGACGCCGTCGTGCGCGTCCACGGCTCCGGGTTCGTCCGGTTCGACTCGCAGGTGGTCACTCGCGAGGGGGAGTTCTCCTGTCGCCGCTGTGGCGCAGGGATCACGACCGGCCACTTCGTCCGGTTCGACGCCGGCGAACTCGGGCCGTTCGGCTCCTCGTGTATCCGGAAAGTGACGGGTCGCGAGACGTAG
- a CDS encoding HalOD1 output domain-containing protein: MSEEYSARTRSGEGLGSSDLEDDGAPTVGSRDTAAAVVAAVATDRGETAVDLPAALYDTVDPDALDALFTGGRGHVQFEYADRVVTVDHERTVTVESVE, from the coding sequence ATGTCTGAGGAGTACTCTGCACGTACGCGGTCCGGGGAGGGCCTGGGGTCGTCGGACCTCGAAGACGACGGCGCTCCGACCGTGGGGTCACGCGACACGGCGGCCGCGGTGGTGGCGGCGGTCGCGACCGACCGAGGCGAGACGGCCGTCGACCTCCCAGCCGCGTTGTACGACACTGTCGACCCAGACGCGCTCGACGCGCTGTTCACGGGTGGACGGGGACACGTGCAGTTCGAGTACGCGGACAGGGTCGTGACCGTCGACCACGAACGCACGGTCACGGTCGAATCAGTCGAGTGA
- a CDS encoding VTT domain-containing protein produces MKRRVLAGGLVVVAVAVAALLTSPAAVLERLAWVAADPLRLLAVLVVLVVVRPFLAWPVTLVAVVAGYGFGLAAAPLSLALMVATSVPPYLIARRGRDADGDLAVSLGRGRASEVLGRVVGAGERAVSVAGGTRSIAASRLLPLPSDAISVAAGLAGVRTVPFVVGSAIGELPWAVAGTVAGASAGRVAAVGLSGVFDLRLVAAAGLAGLLLLVGPAYRHYRSSA; encoded by the coding sequence GTGAAGCGTCGCGTCCTCGCCGGCGGTCTCGTGGTCGTCGCGGTCGCCGTCGCCGCCCTCCTCACGTCGCCGGCGGCCGTGTTAGAGCGACTCGCGTGGGTCGCCGCCGACCCCCTGCGGCTGCTCGCCGTGCTCGTGGTGCTGGTGGTCGTGCGCCCGTTCCTCGCGTGGCCGGTGACGCTGGTCGCCGTCGTCGCGGGCTACGGCTTCGGCCTCGCGGCGGCGCCCCTGTCGCTCGCGTTGATGGTCGCGACCTCCGTGCCGCCGTACCTGATCGCCCGCCGGGGGCGCGACGCCGACGGCGACCTCGCGGTCTCGCTCGGTCGGGGGCGCGCGAGCGAGGTGCTCGGGCGCGTCGTCGGCGCCGGCGAGCGGGCCGTCTCCGTCGCCGGCGGCACGCGCTCCATCGCCGCCTCGCGGCTGCTGCCGCTCCCCTCGGACGCCATCTCCGTCGCGGCGGGGCTGGCCGGCGTCCGAACCGTCCCGTTCGTCGTCGGGAGCGCCATCGGCGAGTTGCCGTGGGCGGTCGCCGGCACCGTCGCGGGCGCCTCCGCCGGGCGCGTCGCCGCCGTCGGCCTCTCGGGGGTGTTCGACCTGCGACTCGTCGCGGCGGCGGGGCTCGCCGGACTCCTCCTCCTCGTCGGCCCCGCGTACCGACACTACCGCTCGTCGGCCTGA
- a CDS encoding DUF7115 domain-containing protein, protein MSLPELVRGELGGEDPVARVRLGGDDELFVTPTRTLIYRAEGLLSDESVSEYSHEAERVAVSESRRKAKFTLEYGLDDDQSFTVPRGSLDDVLHPVLAGVLSASGITEPGETVERTFRFSELTLVVTSARIVKHVGAAVWDDDYEEFHYDDVSDLDFEEGSVATSVVLTANGRHERFKAPSDSAQEIRTRITNAILTHYDVDSLEAFRALSAEADGEEEEAATTDNTDFGDGPDPLSADPAEVDTDAGTREDPLTDESATDAERSTTAGGSAGGAAAAAELRPEHDEGTVAATGADAAPDEDAFGDSGFEPAEPTDDVAEEVAALRETVEQQARQLERQNDLVEQLIAELRRGR, encoded by the coding sequence ATGAGTTTGCCGGAACTGGTCCGGGGGGAGCTGGGCGGCGAGGACCCCGTCGCCCGCGTCCGCCTCGGCGGGGACGACGAACTGTTCGTCACCCCGACCCGCACCCTGATCTACCGCGCCGAGGGGCTGCTCTCCGACGAGTCCGTCTCCGAGTACTCCCACGAAGCCGAACGCGTCGCCGTCTCCGAGTCGCGCCGGAAAGCGAAGTTCACGCTGGAGTACGGCCTCGACGACGACCAGTCGTTCACCGTGCCGCGCGGCTCGCTCGACGACGTGCTCCACCCCGTCCTCGCGGGCGTGCTCTCGGCGTCGGGCATCACCGAACCGGGCGAGACGGTCGAGCGCACCTTCCGCTTCTCGGAGTTGACGCTCGTCGTCACCTCCGCGCGCATCGTGAAACACGTCGGCGCGGCGGTGTGGGACGACGACTACGAGGAGTTCCACTACGACGACGTGAGCGACCTCGACTTCGAGGAGGGGAGCGTCGCCACCTCGGTCGTCCTCACGGCCAACGGTCGCCACGAACGGTTCAAGGCGCCGAGCGACAGCGCACAGGAGATCCGAACCCGGATCACGAACGCCATCCTCACCCACTACGACGTCGACTCGCTGGAGGCGTTCCGCGCGCTCTCGGCGGAGGCCGACGGCGAGGAGGAGGAGGCCGCAACCACCGACAACACCGACTTCGGCGACGGCCCCGACCCGCTGTCGGCCGACCCCGCGGAGGTCGACACCGACGCCGGGACCCGCGAGGACCCGCTGACCGACGAGTCGGCGACCGACGCAGAGCGGTCGACGACCGCGGGCGGGTCGGCCGGGGGCGCCGCGGCCGCCGCGGAACTCCGCCCGGAGCACGACGAGGGCACCGTCGCCGCGACTGGGGCCGACGCGGCGCCGGACGAGGACGCCTTCGGCGACAGCGGCTTCGAACCCGCCGAGCCGACCGACGACGTCGCCGAGGAGGTCGCGGCGCTGCGTGAGACGGTCGAGCAGCAGGCTCGACAGTTGGAACGGCAGAACGACCTCGTCGAACAGCTCATCGCGGAACTGCGTCGCGGCCGCTGA
- a CDS encoding GNAT family N-acetyltransferase — protein MTVRVGHPTDEPALRVLQAHLREPSPTLLAHGLRDGGVLVDEATVDGDDGRVGGDGGATGDPTATVPVGYLLAVDGDGTHVAELVVHPARRREGRATALFDRLFERTTGPVTLLVAADNDPARRLYADLGFHRVERRPGFYDDGTDALLLARDVAP, from the coding sequence GTGACCGTCCGCGTCGGCCACCCGACTGACGAACCCGCCCTCCGCGTCCTCCAAGCACACCTCCGCGAGCCCAGTCCGACGCTCCTCGCGCACGGCCTCCGAGACGGTGGCGTCCTCGTCGACGAGGCGACCGTCGACGGCGACGACGGGAGGGTCGGTGGCGACGGCGGAGCGACCGGCGACCCCACGGCGACCGTCCCGGTCGGCTACCTCCTCGCGGTCGACGGCGACGGCACCCACGTCGCCGAACTCGTCGTCCACCCGGCCCGCCGCCGAGAGGGGCGGGCGACGGCGCTGTTCGACCGACTGTTCGAGCGGACGACCGGTCCGGTGACGCTGCTGGTCGCCGCCGACAACGACCCGGCGCGACGGCTGTACGCCGACTTGGGGTTCCACCGTGTGGAACGGCGCCCGGGGTTCTACGACGACGGAACGGACGCGCTCCTGTTGGCCCGAGACGTGGCCCCGTAG
- a CDS encoding nitrite/sulfite reductase — protein sequence MPTDVERWKSEVYGDEIREHLFEFAENGWASIPDDERDAWFERFKWWGLYHQRNGQESYFMMRIGTPNGVLTPGQTEVVADIADEYARGPAENPEFGDAYVDWTTRQSIQLHWIRLEDVPDIFETLEANGLSTQQACGDSWRNIVGCPVAGKDANEFVDALPVALDLHDTFKGDEEYANLPRKWKVSVTGCEEGCGQGDINDLAFEPAEKDGVKGFNVRVGGGLSRNEPRLARSIDVFVTPEEAQDVAAGLSALFREHGDREDRYNARMKFLTDEWGTEKIRRVLQEEYVDFDLSTAGEDLRDEYTYNSGRNDAGHHDHVGVHEQNDGNYYVGLNVLVGRMGADDTRELARLADEYGSGEVRVTQRQNVIVTDVPEANLDDLLAEDLLDTYEPDPHPFMRGSIACTGTEFCSLSIVETKNRQVRYARWLKENVPVPDGVEDFHIHLSGCTASCAQPQIADISLRGMKTRKDGEAVEALDIGLGGGLGADPRFADWVEQRVPADEVPGAIANLLANFEERREGDESFRDFVERTDEETLAALVEPEETDYEDPYMHNTKLTWYPYADEDSMDDSPAPARADGTPITSDD from the coding sequence ATGCCGACGGACGTCGAACGCTGGAAATCGGAGGTGTACGGCGACGAGATCAGGGAGCACCTGTTCGAGTTCGCCGAGAACGGCTGGGCGTCGATCCCGGACGACGAGCGCGACGCGTGGTTCGAGCGCTTCAAATGGTGGGGGTTGTACCACCAGCGGAACGGCCAGGAGAGCTACTTCATGATGCGGATCGGCACGCCCAACGGCGTGTTGACGCCGGGGCAGACCGAGGTCGTCGCCGATATCGCCGACGAGTACGCTCGCGGTCCCGCCGAGAATCCCGAGTTCGGCGACGCGTACGTCGACTGGACCACCCGACAGTCGATCCAACTCCACTGGATCCGGTTGGAGGACGTGCCCGACATCTTCGAGACGCTGGAGGCGAACGGCCTCTCGACACAGCAGGCGTGTGGCGACTCCTGGCGCAACATCGTCGGCTGTCCCGTCGCCGGCAAGGACGCCAACGAGTTCGTCGACGCCTTGCCCGTGGCGCTCGACCTCCACGACACGTTCAAAGGCGACGAGGAGTACGCGAACCTCCCGCGCAAGTGGAAGGTGAGCGTCACCGGCTGTGAGGAGGGCTGCGGGCAGGGTGACATCAACGACCTCGCGTTCGAGCCGGCGGAGAAGGACGGCGTGAAGGGGTTCAACGTCCGCGTCGGCGGCGGCCTCTCGCGCAACGAGCCACGACTCGCCCGTAGCATCGACGTGTTCGTCACGCCCGAGGAGGCGCAGGACGTGGCGGCGGGGCTGTCGGCACTGTTCCGCGAGCACGGCGACCGCGAGGACCGCTACAACGCCCGGATGAAGTTCCTCACCGACGAGTGGGGCACCGAGAAGATCCGGCGGGTGCTGCAGGAGGAGTACGTCGACTTCGATCTGTCGACGGCGGGCGAGGACCTGCGCGACGAGTACACGTACAACTCCGGGCGCAACGACGCGGGCCACCACGACCACGTAGGCGTCCACGAGCAGAACGACGGCAACTACTACGTCGGCCTGAACGTGCTCGTCGGTCGGATGGGCGCCGACGACACCCGCGAACTCGCGCGTCTCGCCGACGAGTACGGCTCCGGCGAGGTGCGCGTCACCCAGCGCCAGAACGTCATCGTCACCGACGTGCCCGAGGCGAACCTCGACGACCTACTCGCGGAGGACCTGCTCGACACGTACGAACCGGACCCGCACCCGTTCATGCGTGGCTCCATCGCCTGCACCGGCACGGAGTTCTGCTCGCTGTCCATCGTCGAGACGAAGAACCGGCAGGTGCGCTACGCCCGCTGGCTCAAGGAAAACGTCCCGGTGCCAGACGGCGTCGAGGACTTCCACATCCACCTGTCGGGCTGCACGGCGTCGTGTGCGCAACCACAGATCGCCGACATCAGCCTGCGCGGGATGAAGACCCGCAAGGACGGCGAGGCGGTCGAGGCGCTCGACATCGGGCTCGGCGGCGGCCTCGGCGCCGACCCGCGCTTCGCCGACTGGGTCGAACAGCGCGTCCCCGCCGACGAGGTGCCGGGTGCCATCGCGAATCTGCTCGCGAACTTCGAGGAGCGCCGCGAGGGCGACGAGAGCTTCCGCGACTTCGTCGAGCGCACCGACGAGGAGACGCTCGCGGCCCTCGTCGAACCCGAGGAGACGGACTACGAGGACCCGTACATGCACAACACGAAGCTGACGTGGTACCCGTACGCCGACGAAGACTCGATGGACGACTCGCCCGCGCCCGCACGAGCCGACGGAACGCCCATCACCTCCGACGACTGA